The following proteins are encoded in a genomic region of Gossypium hirsutum isolate 1008001.06 chromosome D05, Gossypium_hirsutum_v2.1, whole genome shotgun sequence:
- the LOC107906519 gene encoding uncharacterized protein has product MEATRERETTGLLDKILPPRLEDAGLEDCALPPDSIHEAFLKAASAVKSRAANIFHSDDEDEVERGCLDDPFPDKGKCSSDVLVSPPCPDMSDAVVVGGGSSDPASDAVEGCVKEKGCGKEVEEGKDMVIVGGDGGEAADGKGCLDDELKGLKIKGEEKKKKNQNQEDDDEREKEKPILVEGFV; this is encoded by the coding sequence ATGGAAGCAACGAGAGAACGAGAAACCACAGGGTTACTAGACAAGATCCTCCCTCCACGCCTGGAAGACGCCGGACTCGAGGATTGCGCTCTTCCGCCAGATTCCATACACGAGGCCTTCCTCAAAGCCGCTTCCGCCGTCAAGTCACGAGCAGCCAACATCTTCCACTCTGATGATGAAGATGAAGTTGAACGCGGATGCTTAGATGACCCATTTCCCGACAAGGGTAAGTGCTCCTCCGATGTTCTTGTTTCGCCACCGTGTCCCGACATGTCTGACGCGGTAGTGGTTGGCGGAGGGTCGTCGGATCCAGCCTCGGACGCTGTGGAGGGCTGCGTAAAGGAAAAGGGATGCGGTAAAGAGGTAGAGGAGGGTAAGGATATGGTGATTGTGGGTGGTGATGGTGGAGAAGCCGCGGATGGGAAGGGTTGTTTAGATGATGAGCTCAAGGGTTTGAAGATTAAGggtgaagagaaaaagaagaagaatcaaAATCAGGAGGATGATGATGAGAGGGAAAAGGAAAAACCAATTCTGGTTGAGGGTTTTGTGTAA